A window of Kyrpidia spormannii genomic DNA:
CGACCACAGAACCGCACAAGGTGCCCGCCACCATTATGTCCCGGTGTCAACGGTTTGCCTTTCAGAGAATCTACGCCGGAGACATGGCGGAGCGGATGAAATCGATCCTGGCCCACAAGGGGAGGCAGGTCGAAGACAAGGCATTGTGGCTCATTGCCCGGGCGGCTGATGGGGGGCTCCGGGATGCTTTGAGCATGTTAGACCAGGCCCTTTCTTTCAGCGATGATGTGCTGCGCGAAGGGGATGTGCTGGCCCTTCTCGGCCGCCTGCCCGAGCGGGCTTTGATGCCGGGTGTTGAAGCTCTGGCGGCGGGCCGAACCGCCGATGTGCTGATATGGGCGAGGGAGCAGCTGGACCATGGTTTCGATGTCGGGCCACTGGTGGCGACACTTTTAGATGCGCTGAGGGACATTCTGTGGATGCGAACGGCGCCGGACCATCCTGAGGTTCGGGAGCGGGCCCAGTTTCAGCCGGAATTGAAAGCTTTGGCTGACCGGATGGAACCCGAACGGATTCTGGTTTGGATGGAAGAGCTAAACGGTCTGCAACAGCAGATGCGTTGGTATGGGCAACCCAGGATGTTGCTGGAGCTCACCTTGGCCAAACTCTGCACCCTTTCCGGGGAGAATGCCCAGATGGAAACAGGTGGAAGTAGTGCCAGCATAACCGCCGACAAGTCTTTGGCGGCATCAGAGTGGGCTGCTCGGGTAGAGCGATTGGAACGACAGGTCGAACGGTTGACCCAGGCCCTGCGACAGAAAGGGGATGTTCCGGGGTCCGTGCCCGCAGACCCCTTGGTGCCTCCCTTCTCTTCTTTGCCCAGCTTTGCGAAACGCGAAGGCTCACAGGCCGACGCAAGGGACAGGGGAGAACGGGGTTCTCGCGCGCCTTCGGTTTCATCCCCGCCATCCCCGGGTGTACCCTCTGCGGTCGGGGATCTCGAACCGGATGGCGGGGATCGGCCAGCCGCCGGGCCACCGGAGACGAGGAGAAATGGGTCAGGTGTCGGGCGCCCTTCGGCGGGTGAAAGGCCGGAGTCGCCGGGCCCCACGCCTTCGACACAAGGGCAGGCCCAGGGAGCAGCTTGGGAAATGATCCGTCGGCAACTCGATATCCCCGGGGTTGAACCCGTGCGTGCCCGTTGGCAAGAGGTGCTCGACGAAGTAAAGCGTAAACGCGTGACCACGCAAGCCTGGCTTTTAGATGGGGAGCCGGTGGCCCGGTCGGGTTCATGGCTGATCGTGGCTTTCAAGAACCAGATCCACCGGGAAACTGTCATGAAACCGATGCACCGCACGGCCATCGAAGAGGTTTTGCAGGCGCTCTTCAATGAATCCATGCAACTCTATGCGGTGTCGGTTCAAGTGTGGGAACAGGAGTTGGCGGAGAGGGAACAGGCGGCCGGCGTCGTTTCTCGCAGTTCGGGGAAGGGCGGAGGAACCGGCGGATCGGAAGGCGGAAGTGATGATCCCCTGGCGCAGCTGGCGGCCCTTTTTGGGCAAGATCGAATTGAGATCATCGGGGAGGAATGAGCATGAAAAACATGAACCAATTGATGAAACAGGCAAAGAAGATGCAGGAAGAGATGATGAAAGCTCAGGAGGCTTTAGGGGAAAAGACGGTGGAGGGATCCGCCGGGGGCGGCGCGGTGACGGTGGTGGCTAACGGACACAAGCAAATTCAGTCGGTGGTCATTCGTCCGGAAGCGGTAGACCCCGATGATGTGGAGATGTTGCAGGATCTGGTGCTCACGGCGGTGAATGACGCCTTAAAAAAAGTCGATGATTTGGTGGCGGGGGAACTCAGTAAATACACCCGGGGGTTCAACATGCCAGGGTTATTCTAAGAGGGTGCGAAGTGCGGTGAAACGACAATGGTGAACTTTCCGGAACCCATCTCGCAGCTCATCGACGGGTTCATGAAATTGCCGGGAATCGGTCCTAAGACCGCTCAACGCTTGGCTTTTCACGTTCTCCGGATGCCCGACGAAGATGTCCTGCACCTATCCCAGGCCCTGGCGGCGGTCAAAAAGGACCTCCGGTATTGCCGGATCTGCTGCAACATTACCGATGTCGATCCTTGTACCATTTGTCGAGATGAGTTGCGGGATCACCGGGTGATCTGCGTGGTTCAGGATCCCCGGGATGTCGCGGCGATGGAGCGCACCCGGGAATACCATGGGGTATATCACGTGCTTCACGGGGCTATTTCCCCGATGGAAGGGATTGGCCCCGAGGATATTCGAGTGAAAGAATTACTGGAACGCATGAAGAACGATTTACCGAAAGAGTTGATTCTCGCCACAAACCCCACCGTGGAAGGGGAAGCGACAGCGATGTTTTTAACTCGGCTGGTCAAACCGCTGGGGGTGAAGGTGACCCGGATCGCCCGGGGGTTACCCATGGGGGGAGATCTCGAGTATGCGGACGAGTTGACGCTGTCCCAGGCCCTGGAAGGCCGCCGAGAAATTTAAGCCCACAGTCATAGGAACCGCACGCGGCTTCTATACATCCTTAGTGAGGACAGGCCAGCGCATTCGATATGAGTGTGGTGGCCGGCGGGAGGGGATGGGATGAAGCCGATTTTGCGGTGGGCCCAGTGTAAAAGGCGGACCCGGGAGGGGAATGATGCGGAACGGGAGCGGGCGGAACTTCTTCTAGAGATTCGGCGGACCCGGGACGAATGGATGAGAGCCCAGCATTTGTTGGATAATGTGGTCGAGCCCGAGTTGATCGACCACGCTATCTACGCCGTTCAGGCCGCTCAACGCAAGTACGAATATTTGATGAAGGTTGCCCGAAAACAACACCTCTCCGTGCCGCCGGAAGAAGGTCTGGTCCGGGGTGCCGCCCGGACCTCGTCGGCGGATTTCCAGGGACATGACGGGGTGACGGCCCGCTCCAAAGGCCGGTAAGGGAGGCGTGTCGCCCATGGTGGAGTATCCCATCACCCGGGCTGAGAATGGGAAAAAATTGCATCGGTTTTTGCGTCAAAATTTACCAGGATTGCCGCTCAGCGGGGTGTACAAATGGATCCGGGTGGGCCGGGTGAAGGTGAACCGGAAAAAAGGCAAACCGGATTTGGTGCTTCACGAGGGCGACACCGTCCAACTGTTTGTATCCGACGAGGAGTACGCCGCCTTGCGGCGCCGGGGGCCGAAGTTTCAGGGCGTTCCCCGGACCTTCGAGATCCTGTATGAAGACGGCGATCTTCTGGTTGTGAATAAGCCCGCGGGACTGCTGACCCATCCGGATCGGCAGGAGCACCGGGATACGTTGATCAATCGGGTCCTGGCTTACCTTTATGATAAAGGCGAATGGGACGGGCGGGCTTTCGCACCGGCGGCGGCGAACCGACTGGACCGCAATACCAGCGGAATCGTGTTGATCGGTAAACATGCCCAGGCCCTGAGAGAACTCGCCGATGAAATTCGCGGGCGCCGGGTGGACAAACGTTATTTGGCTTTGGTCCACGGCCGTATTGAGACCCCGGGTACGCTGAAACAAGCGTTGATTCGAGATCATGAGAAAAACCGAACGCGCCTGGCCAGGGAAAGGCGCGGACGGCACGGCGTGGCACCGGAGACCTTGGAAGCCGAAACCCGGTACCGCCCGCTGGCCGTGGCGGAGAGGTTGACGCTTTTGGACATTACATTGCTGAGCGGGCGGACGCATCAGATTCGAGCTCATCTCGCTGGAGTGGGTCATCCCTTGGTCGGGGACATCAAATATGGAGGAAAACCTTTACGGGGCTTGCGGCATCAGTTCCTGCATGCCTACGCATTGACTCTTGCCGATGGGCGGAGGTTCGTGGCCCCGCTGCCCGCGGAGTTACGAAAGTTGCTGGAGTCCTTTGGGCTTCCCACAGATCTTCCGGCCGAGACTTCGACGTCCACGTGACCATCCCCGCTCAAAAAAAGCACCCGGCGAACCGAGTGAGGCGGTTTCACCGATCGGGGACCGGGAATTTTTATGGGCTGAACTTGACACCAGGTCATAAAACTCTACAATAAGAGCCATGAACGATCAAAGGGGGAGTCCGTATGCGGCGAGCGGGGATTGTTGGCCTGGGGATGTACGTGCCTCCGAAGGTGCTCACGAACCGGGATCTTGAGCGCATGGTGGATACATCGGATGAGTGGATCCGGCAGCGAACCGGGATTGAAGAGCGGCACATTGCTGACCCCGGTGTGGGCAGTTCGGACCTCGGAGTACAAGCCGCCCGGGCGGCCTTGGCGGACGCTGGCTGCGGTCCCGAGGATTTGGATCTGATCCTGGTGGCCACCACCACTCCAGATCAGCCATTTCCGACTACGGCGGTGATGGTGCAAAAGGGCCTCGAAGCCTGGCAAGCGGGGGCAGTGGACGTCGGGGCCACGTGTTCGGGGTTTATTTATGGGCTTTCCTTGGCCACCTCCATGGTGGAGTCGGGACGGATGAACAAGGTGCTCGTCA
This region includes:
- the dnaX gene encoding DNA polymerase III subunit gamma/tau, yielding MAYLALYREWRPQLFADVVGQPHIVRTLQNALRTGRLAHAYLFTGPRGTGKTSVAKILAKAVNCEQGPGEEPCNQCDACRGIMDGSVLDVVEIDAASNRGIDEVRELREQVRYAPTQVRYKVYIIDEVHMLTPEAFNALLKTLEEPPEHVIFILATTEPHKVPATIMSRCQRFAFQRIYAGDMAERMKSILAHKGRQVEDKALWLIARAADGGLRDALSMLDQALSFSDDVLREGDVLALLGRLPERALMPGVEALAAGRTADVLIWAREQLDHGFDVGPLVATLLDALRDILWMRTAPDHPEVRERAQFQPELKALADRMEPERILVWMEELNGLQQQMRWYGQPRMLLELTLAKLCTLSGENAQMETGGSSASITADKSLAASEWAARVERLERQVERLTQALRQKGDVPGSVPADPLVPPFSSLPSFAKREGSQADARDRGERGSRAPSVSSPPSPGVPSAVGDLEPDGGDRPAAGPPETRRNGSGVGRPSAGERPESPGPTPSTQGQAQGAAWEMIRRQLDIPGVEPVRARWQEVLDEVKRKRVTTQAWLLDGEPVARSGSWLIVAFKNQIHRETVMKPMHRTAIEEVLQALFNESMQLYAVSVQVWEQELAEREQAAGVVSRSSGKGGGTGGSEGGSDDPLAQLAALFGQDRIEIIGEE
- a CDS encoding YbaB/EbfC family nucleoid-associated protein; this encodes MKNMNQLMKQAKKMQEEMMKAQEALGEKTVEGSAGGGAVTVVANGHKQIQSVVIRPEAVDPDDVEMLQDLVLTAVNDALKKVDDLVAGELSKYTRGFNMPGLF
- the recR gene encoding recombination mediator RecR, which codes for MNFPEPISQLIDGFMKLPGIGPKTAQRLAFHVLRMPDEDVLHLSQALAAVKKDLRYCRICCNITDVDPCTICRDELRDHRVICVVQDPRDVAAMERTREYHGVYHVLHGAISPMEGIGPEDIRVKELLERMKNDLPKELILATNPTVEGEATAMFLTRLVKPLGVKVTRIARGLPMGGDLEYADELTLSQALEGRREI
- a CDS encoding YaaL family protein; its protein translation is MKPILRWAQCKRRTREGNDAERERAELLLEIRRTRDEWMRAQHLLDNVVEPELIDHAIYAVQAAQRKYEYLMKVARKQHLSVPPEEGLVRGAARTSSADFQGHDGVTARSKGR
- a CDS encoding RluA family pseudouridine synthase, encoding MVEYPITRAENGKKLHRFLRQNLPGLPLSGVYKWIRVGRVKVNRKKGKPDLVLHEGDTVQLFVSDEEYAALRRRGPKFQGVPRTFEILYEDGDLLVVNKPAGLLTHPDRQEHRDTLINRVLAYLYDKGEWDGRAFAPAAANRLDRNTSGIVLIGKHAQALRELADEIRGRRVDKRYLALVHGRIETPGTLKQALIRDHEKNRTRLARERRGRHGVAPETLEAETRYRPLAVAERLTLLDITLLSGRTHQIRAHLAGVGHPLVGDIKYGGKPLRGLRHQFLHAYALTLADGRRFVAPLPAELRKLLESFGLPTDLPAETSTST